The genome window TAGCGGCTCTCGAGCGAGCGGCCGACCATGCCGCGGATGATGCGGTCCTCGTTGATCTCGCCGCGCGAGATGTCGAGGGTCTCGACCGTGCGGCCGTCGCGGATGATCGTGATCTCGTCGGCGATCTGCTCGATCTCGTTGAGCTTGTGACTGATCATGATCGATGCGATCCCCTTGGCCTTGAGTCCGAGGATCAGGTCGAGCAGGTGCTGCGAGTCGTTCTCGTTCAGCGCCGCGGTCGGCTCGTCGAGGATGAGCAGCTTGACGTCCTTGTTGAGCGCCTTCGCGATCTCGATCAGCTGCTGCTTGCCGACACCGAGCGTCTTGATCGCCACATCGGGGTCTTCACGCAGACCGACACGGGCGAGCAGCTCGACCGTGCGCTGGCGCTGCGCCTGCCAGTCGATACGGCCGAAGTGACGGATCTCGTTGCCGAGGAAGATGTTCTCGGTGATCGAGAGCTCGGGGATCAGCGCGAGCTCCTGGTGGATGATCGCGATTCCCGCCTGCTCGCTGGCCGCGATGTCGCGGTAGCGCTGCTCCTCGCCGTAGAGCAGGATCTCCCCGTCGTACGTGCCGTAGGGGTACACGCCGGAGAGGACCTTCATCAGAGTCGACTTCCCGGCACCGTTCTCCCCGCAGATCGCATGGATCTCTCCTGCGCGGACGGTGATGGACACGTCGGACAGCGCCTTGACTCCCGGGAACTCCTTGGTGATGCTGCGCATCTCCAGGATGGGGCCTGACACGACCGGCAACGTTGCTGTGGTGCTCACAAGATCTTCCTCGCGACGGGCGGTCACACTCGATGTGACCGTTCACATTGGATTACATAGTCTACGCTCGCTCAGGCGGTGTCAAGACCACGAGCGAAATTGTGGCCTTATCGAGCGGCCGATGATTCCCTGGTGCGCAGAGTCGTCTGCAGCGGCCCGAACTGCGGCGTCTGCTCTCCGCGGATCTGGGCGAGCAGCAGACGCACGGCCCGGCGGCCGAGTTCGGGGAAGTCCTGGTGCACCGTGCTGAGCGTCGGCGCGACATGGGCCGCGACCGGGATGTCGTCGAACCCGACGACGCTCACGTCCTCCGGCACACGGATGCCGGCGTCACGGAAACCGTGCAGCAGACCGATCGCCATCTGGTCGTTCGCGACGAACACCGCGGTGAAGTCACGACGACGCGACAGCTCCTGCCCTGCGAAGTAGCCGAAATCCGCCGTCCAGTCTCCGCGGATGGGCGGGAAGGTCGGCAGGTCGGCCTCGCGCAGGGCATCCAGGTAGCCGCGCATGCGCGACTCCGCCTCGATCCAGTCCTGCGGGCCCGCGATGTGGATGATGTCGCTGTGCCCGAGCCCGATCAGGTGCTCGGTGGCCTTGCGTGCACCGGCAACCTGGTCGGCCGACAGGCTCACCCCGTCGGAGCCGGACGCGGTCTGCAGCGACACGAACGGGATCTCCACCGCCATTCCACGAAGCACATGGAACGCTCGCACCTGCGGTGCCAGCACCACGATGCCGTCGACCTGCTCTCGAGCCAGCTGTCTCAGCGCACTCCCGATGGCCTCGGGAGTCGTGGCCGAGAGGTTCAGCGTCGAGACCGAATACCCCTCCTCGCGCGCCGCATCCTCGATGCCGACGATCGAGGAGGTGGGGCCGAACTCGCCGACCGTCGCCGCGAGGATGCCGAGCATGTTGGACTTGCTCGTCACCAACGCCCTGGCAGCGAGATTCGGGCGGTAGTCGAGCACCGCGATGGCGTCGAGCACCTTGGCCTTGGTCTCAGGGCGGATGCTCGGGTGGTCGTTCAGCACTCGGGAGACGGTCTGATGCGACACTCCTGCGAGGCGCGCGACGTCGCGGATGCTGGGCATGCGGGCACGCTCGGAGGCCGTCGACATCACAGACCTCCTCGTATGTGCACGGTCACATCGTCTCTACATTATGTATGCCAGGCACGCCGAGCGCACGCCGAGCCGGTGCCGCGCGTGTGTCGAGCGGATACCGCGACCGCTCAGGAGATGATGCGGGCGCCCTGCACAGGGCCATGCACATGCAGCGACTCGAGGCCGTGCTCGCGCAGCAGCGACTGCACCTCCTGCGCGCCCTCGGGGCTCGCGCACAGCAGCGCGACCGTCGGGCCGGAGCCCGACACGATCCCCTGCAGGGCTCCGGCATGGATGCCGCGCAGGATCGTCGTCTCGAGCTCAGGGCGCTCGTAGAGAGCGGCTTCCTGCAGATCGTTGTAGATGCTCTCGGCCAGCAGATCCGGATCTCCCGAGCGCAGCGCCTGGAGCACCGGTGCCGGCACCTCCAGGGAGAGGGGCGGGTCGTCGGCGAGAGCGCCCTCGTCATCGCGCAGGGCGTCGAGCCGGGCATAGACCACCGGCGTCGAGAGCCCCTCATCGCTCTGGACGAGCACCCAGTCGAAGCGGCCGCGGGCCAGCGCCGGGTTCAGCTGGTCACCGCGACCGGTGCCGACAGCGGTGCCGCCGTGCAGCGCGAACGGCACGTCGGCGCCGAGACGAGCGCCGAGCTCGTGCAGACGCGCCGTCGAGAAGCCGGTGCCCCACAGGGCATCGCACGCGACGAGGGCTGCGGCCGCATCCGCCGATCCGCCGCCCATGCCGCCGGCGACCGGCACGCTCTTGCGGATCTCGAGCGCGACCCCGCCGTCGTACTCCGCCGCCGTGGCGAGGAGCTTCGCGGCCCGCATGGCGAGGTTCCGATCGTCCAACGGCACGGAGTCGGGGTCGTCGACACCCGACACCGTGATCGAGAAGTCGTCGGCGTGCCTGGCGATCACGTCCTCGTACAACGACACCGCCTGGAACACCGTCGCGAGCGCGTGGTAGCCGTCGTCGTGACGACCACCCACTCCGAGATAGACGTTGATCTTTCCCGGAGCTCGGACGTGCACCGAGTCGACGGGGGCGGCGAAGCTCATCTGGGTGCTCCCGTCACAGCTCCGTGGACGACGCCCACAGGTCGACGTCGATGGAGCCTGCGGCCTCGTCGATGCGGGTGAGCTGCTCGTCGGTGAAGGCGGGACCGTTCACCGCGGCGATGTTCTCGTCGAGCTGCTCGGGGCGCGACGCACCGACCAGCGCTGAGGCGACCACGGGGTTGCGCAGCGTCCACTGGATCGCCAGCTGCGCGAGCGACTGCCCACGCTCCTTCGCGATCTCGTTCAGTGAGCGGAGCGTCTCGACCGCGGCATCCGACAGCGGAGCCTCGGGAAGCGACCCGCGCTTCTGCGCGCGCGCCGCGGTGCCGTCGCCGAGGTACTTGTCGGTGAGCAGCCCCTGGGCGAGCGGCGTGAACGCGATCGCGCCCACTCCCGCCTGCTCGAGGGTCTCGGTGAGACCGTCCTCCACCCAGCGGTTGAGGATCGAGTACGCGGGCTGGTGGATCACGAGCGGCGTGCCGAGCTCGGTGGCGACGGCGACGGCCTCTGCCGTGCGCTCGGCGCTGTACGACGAGATGCCGACGTAGAGGGCCTTGCCCTGGCGCACGAGGGTGTCGAGCGCCGCGACCGTCTCGGCGACCGGCGTCACGGGGTCGGCGCGGTGCGAGTAGAAGATGTCGACGTAGTCGAGGCCCATACGGGTCAGCGACTGCTCGGCGCTTGCGAGGATGTACTTCCGGCTCGCGAAGTCGCCGTAGGGTCCGGGCCACATGTCCCAGCCGGCCTTCGACGAGATGATCAGCTCATCGCGGTAGGGGCGGAAGTCCTCGGCGAAGATGCGCCCGAAGTTCTTCTCGGCCGACCCGTAGGGCGGGCCGTAGTTGTTCGCGAGGTCGAAGTGCGTGATGCCGCGGTCGAACGCATGGCGCAGCAGCGCACGCTGGTTGTCGAGCGGGATGTTGTCGCCGAAGTTCCACCACAGCCCCAGCGAGATCGGCGGCAGGAACAGGCCTGAGGTGCCCACCTGGCGGTACTCGAACTGCTGGTAGCGGCTCTCGTCGGCGGCGTACGGCCGGTGCAGCTCGGGGATGTTCGGACGGAAGCGGGGAGAGTCGGTCACGGTGCCAGGTTAGTCGGTGACGACGGCGTCTTCGATCTGAGCGACGTGCCGCGCAATACGGTGATAGTCATCGACCGTGAGGTCCTCGCCACGAGCGGTCGGGGCGACTCCTGCCGCGATCAGGACCTCGGATGCCGCGGCTGAGCTGCCGAAGAGGTCGGACAGCGCCTGTCGCAGCATCTTGCGGCGCTGGTTGAAGGCGGCATCCACGATCTTGAAGGTGAGTCGGCGTTCGTCCTCCGTGCCGCGCTCGCCCTCCGACCGGTCGAAGCCGACAAGGAGGCTGTCGACGTTGGGGACGGGCCAGAAGACCTGACGAGACACGGTGCCCGACAGCTTCCACTCGCCGTACCAGGCTGCCTTGACGCTCGGGGTGCCGTAGATCTTGGAGCCGGGCTTGGCCGCGATGCGCTCAGCGACCTCGGCCTGCACCATCACGACACCGCGCTTCAGGTACGAGAAGTTCTCGAGGAAGTGCAGCAGCACCGGGACCGAGACGTTGTAGGGCAGATTGGCCACGAGCACGGTGGGTTCGCCGGGCAACTCGGTGATGCGCAGCGCGTCGGCGTCGACGACCGTGAGCATCTCAGCCGGCACTCCGTGCTCGACCGCCGTCTGCGAGAGTCGGGCGGCGAGCCGGTGATCGATCTCGACGGCGGTGACGGACGCCCCCGCCTCGAGGATCGCGAGGGTGAGAGAGCCGAGCCCCGGCCCGACCTCGACGACCCGCTCCCCCGGCTGCACCCGCGCCGCATGCACGATCTTGCGGACCGTGTTCGCGTCGACGACGAAGTTCTGTCCCAGCTTCTTGGTCGGGGTGACATCGAGCTCGGCGGCGAGTCGGCGGATCTCGGTGGCGCCGAGCAGGGTGACTGTCATTGCTCCATTGTCCCCCACTGCCTCTGCGTTCGACGCCGCCACCGGTGTCCGAGCCGCCCACTAGTCTTCTGTGGTGCCTTCCCTCGGTGAACTGATCGCGCCCCGCCGGATGGGCAGGGACTTCCGCTGGCTGCTCGCGTCGTCGTGGACGAGCAACGTCGGAGACGGTGTCGCCCTCGCAGCGGCTCCCCTGCTCATCGCCTCGATGACGTCGTCGCCGATCCTCGTCGCGGCCGGCGCCATCATGCAGTTCCTCCCGTGGCTGCTGTTCGGCCTGCACGCCGGCGCGATCGCCGACCGCTTCGACCGCCGACGACTGGTGATGTTCGCCAACGCCGGCCGGGCCGTGGTGCTCGCGGGTCTCTGCGCGTTCCTGCTCACGGGCACCGCGAACATCTGGATCGTGCTGGCTGTGGCGTTCCTCTACGGCACGGCAGAGGTGTTCGTCGACACGGCGGGCAGCACGCTGCTGCCGATGCTCGTCAAGCCCGCCGATCTCGGCGTCGGCAACGCGCGACTGCAGGCGGGATACCTGGTCGCGAATCAGTTCGCCGGTCCCCCGCTCGGCGCGTTCCTCTTCGCTGCAGGCACGGCCTGGCCGTTCCTGGTCGAGATCCTCTGCGTGCTGCTCGCCGTCGTCCTGATCTCGCGCATGGCGCGCACGCCCGTACCTCCGCGGGCCGCAGGCGAGGGTGTCGAGTCGCACGTGCACACCGACATCGCCGAGGGGCTGCGCTGGCTGTGGCAGAACCCGCCGGTGCGGATGCTGGTGCTCATCATCCTGGTCTTCAACGTGACCTGGGCGGCCCCGTGGGGCGTGCTGGTGCTCTACGCCACCGAGCACCTGAACATGGGCGCCGTGGGCTATGGAGCGCTGACCACGGCGTCCGCCGCCGGCGGCATCCTCGCCACCCTGTGCTTCGGGTGGCTCGAACGGCACGTGTCGTTCGCGACGCTCATGCGCGTCGTGCTGTCTCTCGAAGTGCTGATGCACCTCGCCTTCGCTCTCACCAGCACCGGGTGGGTCGCACTCGTGATCATGTTCGTCTTCGGCGCCTATGCGTTCATCTGGGGCACGATCTCGACGACGGTCCGTCAGCGCCTCGTGCCGCCCGAACTGCAGGGCCGGGTCGCCTCGGTCAACATGGTCGGCGTGTTCGGCGGCATGGTGATCGGCCAGGCGCTCGGCGGCGTGATCGCCCAGGTCTGGGGGCTCACGGCCCCCTGGTGGTTCGCCTTCGTGGGCGCGGCGCTCACGCTGCTGCTCGTCTGGAAGCCGATCTCGCAGATCGTCTCAGCAGTCCCTGCGGATCAGTCGCTGAACGAGCCGTAGACCCGCAGCGTGTTGGCGGCGAGCTGAGCCGACAGCTCGTCGACCTCGATGCCGAGCTCGGCTGCCATGAACCGCACCGTGATCGGTACGAGGTACGGGGCGTTGGGCCTGCCGCGCAGCGGCGTCGGGGTGAGGAACGGGGCGTCGGTCTCGATGAGGATGCGATCGAGCGGCGTCACCTTCAGGGCATCGCGCAGGTTCTGCGCGTTCTTGAACGTGACGTTTCCGGCGAAGGACAGGTGATACCCCGCGTCTGCACAGATCCGAGCCATCGCGTCGTCGCCCGAGAAGCAGTGGAACACCGTCTTGTCCGGCGCCCCCACCCGGGTCAGAGTCTCGAGCACCGCGTCGTGCGCGTCGCGGTCGTGGATCTGCATCGCGATGCCGTGCTTCTTGGCGAGGGCGATATGCGCCTCGAAAGACTCGAACTGCGGTGCCCGGCGCTCGGGCTCGGTGCGGAAGAAGTCGAGCCCCGTCTCGCCGATCGCCCGCGTCCGCGGGTGCGCGGCGAGCTCGTCGATCACAGCGATGGCCTCATCGAGGCGCCCCTCTTCGGCGTACGCGGGCGCGTCGTTCGGGTGGATCGCAACCGCTGCGAGCAC of Microbacterium sp. LWH13-1.2 contains these proteins:
- a CDS encoding LacI family DNA-binding transcriptional regulator; the protein is MSTASERARMPSIRDVARLAGVSHQTVSRVLNDHPSIRPETKAKVLDAIAVLDYRPNLAARALVTSKSNMLGILAATVGEFGPTSSIVGIEDAAREEGYSVSTLNLSATTPEAIGSALRQLAREQVDGIVVLAPQVRAFHVLRGMAVEIPFVSLQTASGSDGVSLSADQVAGARKATEHLIGLGHSDIIHIAGPQDWIEAESRMRGYLDALREADLPTFPPIRGDWTADFGYFAGQELSRRRDFTAVFVANDQMAIGLLHGFRDAGIRVPEDVSVVGFDDIPVAAHVAPTLSTVHQDFPELGRRAVRLLLAQIRGEQTPQFGPLQTTLRTRESSAAR
- a CDS encoding 4-(cytidine 5'-diphospho)-2-C-methyl-D-erythritol kinase; the protein is MSFAAPVDSVHVRAPGKINVYLGVGGRHDDGYHALATVFQAVSLYEDVIARHADDFSITVSGVDDPDSVPLDDRNLAMRAAKLLATAAEYDGGVALEIRKSVPVAGGMGGGSADAAAALVACDALWGTGFSTARLHELGARLGADVPFALHGGTAVGTGRGDQLNPALARGRFDWVLVQSDEGLSTPVVYARLDALRDDEGALADDPPLSLEVPAPVLQALRSGDPDLLAESIYNDLQEAALYERPELETTILRGIHAGALQGIVSGSGPTVALLCASPEGAQEVQSLLREHGLESLHVHGPVQGARIIS
- the mgrA gene encoding L-glyceraldehyde 3-phosphate reductase; the encoded protein is MTDSPRFRPNIPELHRPYAADESRYQQFEYRQVGTSGLFLPPISLGLWWNFGDNIPLDNQRALLRHAFDRGITHFDLANNYGPPYGSAEKNFGRIFAEDFRPYRDELIISSKAGWDMWPGPYGDFASRKYILASAEQSLTRMGLDYVDIFYSHRADPVTPVAETVAALDTLVRQGKALYVGISSYSAERTAEAVAVATELGTPLVIHQPAYSILNRWVEDGLTETLEQAGVGAIAFTPLAQGLLTDKYLGDGTAARAQKRGSLPEAPLSDAAVETLRSLNEIAKERGQSLAQLAIQWTLRNPVVASALVGASRPEQLDENIAAVNGPAFTDEQLTRIDEAAGSIDVDLWASSTEL
- the rsmA gene encoding 16S rRNA (adenine(1518)-N(6)/adenine(1519)-N(6))-dimethyltransferase RsmA, giving the protein MTVTLLGATEIRRLAAELDVTPTKKLGQNFVVDANTVRKIVHAARVQPGERVVEVGPGLGSLTLAILEAGASVTAVEIDHRLAARLSQTAVEHGVPAEMLTVVDADALRITELPGEPTVLVANLPYNVSVPVLLHFLENFSYLKRGVVMVQAEVAERIAAKPGSKIYGTPSVKAAWYGEWKLSGTVSRQVFWPVPNVDSLLVGFDRSEGERGTEDERRLTFKIVDAAFNQRRKMLRQALSDLFGSSAAASEVLIAAGVAPTARGEDLTVDDYHRIARHVAQIEDAVVTD
- a CDS encoding MFS transporter → MPSLGELIAPRRMGRDFRWLLASSWTSNVGDGVALAAAPLLIASMTSSPILVAAGAIMQFLPWLLFGLHAGAIADRFDRRRLVMFANAGRAVVLAGLCAFLLTGTANIWIVLAVAFLYGTAEVFVDTAGSTLLPMLVKPADLGVGNARLQAGYLVANQFAGPPLGAFLFAAGTAWPFLVEILCVLLAVVLISRMARTPVPPRAAGEGVESHVHTDIAEGLRWLWQNPPVRMLVLIILVFNVTWAAPWGVLVLYATEHLNMGAVGYGALTTASAAGGILATLCFGWLERHVSFATLMRVVLSLEVLMHLAFALTSTGWVALVIMFVFGAYAFIWGTISTTVRQRLVPPELQGRVASVNMVGVFGGMVIGQALGGVIAQVWGLTAPWWFAFVGAALTLLLVWKPISQIVSAVPADQSLNEP
- a CDS encoding TatD family hydrolase gives rise to the protein MTYVQQRDGEGRKNLRYPAAPEPLAVPVYDNHAHLEILDGDEPLSLTEQLDRAQAVGIAGVVQASGDIESSRWAVEAAESDSRVLAAVAIHPNDAPAYAEEGRLDEAIAVIDELAAHPRTRAIGETGLDFFRTEPERRAPQFESFEAHIALAKKHGIAMQIHDRDAHDAVLETLTRVGAPDKTVFHCFSGDDAMARICADAGYHLSFAGNVTFKNAQNLRDALKVTPLDRILIETDAPFLTPTPLRGRPNAPYLVPITVRFMAAELGIEVDELSAQLAANTLRVYGSFSD